A portion of the Sphingobacterium spiritivorum genome contains these proteins:
- the nth gene encoding endonuclease III — MLKKDRYRAFVEYFSTHNPDAQTELNYSNPYELLIAVILSAQCTDKRINQITPALFERFPVVEALAEASVDEVFSYIRSVSYPNNKAKHLVGMANMLIEKFNGEVPEQIEDLIKLPGVGRKTANVISSVVYNKPAMAVDTHVFRVSNRLGLTSRATTPLAVEKQLVKFLPEETIAVAHHWLILHGRYICLARKPKCEICPITYMCKYYETEFLKTSHRKLNTGKEHIV, encoded by the coding sequence ATGTTAAAGAAAGATCGTTACCGTGCTTTTGTAGAATATTTTTCTACTCACAATCCTGATGCACAGACCGAATTAAATTACAGTAATCCATATGAACTTCTCATTGCTGTTATTCTGTCGGCTCAATGTACAGACAAACGGATCAATCAGATAACTCCAGCTCTTTTCGAGCGTTTCCCTGTAGTCGAAGCATTGGCTGAAGCTTCTGTTGATGAAGTTTTCAGTTATATACGCTCCGTAAGCTACCCCAATAACAAAGCTAAACATCTGGTTGGTATGGCAAATATGCTTATTGAAAAGTTCAATGGAGAAGTGCCTGAGCAAATAGAAGATCTTATCAAATTACCGGGTGTAGGTCGCAAAACAGCAAATGTAATCTCTTCTGTCGTTTACAATAAACCGGCCATGGCAGTTGATACGCACGTATTCAGGGTAAGTAACAGATTAGGCCTGACCAGCAGAGCGACTACTCCCCTTGCTGTAGAAAAACAGCTGGTCAAATTTCTTCCGGAAGAAACTATAGCAGTTGCACATCACTGGCTTATTTTGCACGGAAGATATATATGTCTTGCACGAAAACCCAAATGCGAGATTTGCCCGATTACTTATATGTGTAAATATTATGAAACTGAGTTTCTAAAAACTTCACATCGGAAATTAAATACAGGCAAAGAACATATCGTTTAA
- a CDS encoding S8 family serine peptidase — protein sequence MRLKKLAIILAFGTLPVLSFAQKDQKTPANWFNLDFQQDGVMGISTEKAYQTLLKGRKATPVIVAVIDGGVDVKHEDLKDVLWINPKDNNDNGKDNDKNGYINDKYGWNFIGNANGENVNHDNLELTRLIRKYEPKYISVLPSTPLTAAERREFVAYQGMVSEYAKKLEEAQFGELNYVKLKDQLEIIFKKIGKDTTTLTLADIEAYSPANDQEKMALRIAKRGIQEEKGSVSQFYTQLGEAATYYGDQVKYHLNKEFDPRHIIGDNYEDATERYYGNADVTGPDAEHGTHVAGIIGAKRNNNIGINGVADQVRIMAVRTVPNGDERDKDVANAIRYAAENGAKVINMSFGKSYAYNKKAVDDAVKFAISKDVLLVHAAGNDGQDVDIHKNFPTKYYTDSLDAIQGEADAWITVGASGLYQDDNLVADFSNYGYKTVDVFAPGVKINSTMPGSLYKEQQGTSMASPVVAGLAAMIRSYYPQLTAKETKDIIMKSVVKVDKKVSIKAEDGSKKKVYLDEISVTGGVVNAYQAIAEADKYLSQKKK from the coding sequence ATGAGATTAAAAAAATTAGCTATTATATTAGCTTTTGGTACATTACCGGTTCTTTCGTTTGCGCAAAAGGATCAAAAGACACCTGCCAACTGGTTCAATCTTGATTTCCAACAGGACGGCGTAATGGGAATCAGCACCGAAAAAGCGTATCAGACATTATTGAAAGGAAGAAAAGCTACTCCGGTCATTGTAGCTGTTATAGACGGGGGTGTGGATGTCAAACACGAGGACCTTAAAGATGTACTCTGGATCAATCCCAAAGATAATAATGATAACGGTAAAGACAATGATAAAAACGGCTATATCAATGATAAATATGGCTGGAACTTTATCGGAAATGCAAACGGAGAAAATGTCAACCATGACAATCTGGAATTGACCCGTTTGATCCGTAAGTATGAGCCTAAATATATTTCCGTATTACCAAGCACTCCCTTAACTGCAGCTGAAAGAAGAGAATTTGTAGCATATCAGGGAATGGTAAGTGAGTATGCAAAAAAACTGGAGGAAGCACAGTTTGGCGAACTGAATTATGTCAAACTGAAAGACCAGTTAGAGATTATCTTCAAAAAAATAGGTAAGGACACCACTACATTGACATTAGCAGATATTGAAGCTTATTCACCTGCCAATGATCAGGAAAAAATGGCTTTGCGTATTGCTAAAAGAGGAATTCAGGAAGAAAAAGGATCAGTATCTCAGTTTTACACTCAATTGGGAGAGGCAGCAACTTACTATGGAGATCAGGTCAAATATCACCTGAACAAAGAGTTTGATCCACGTCATATCATTGGCGATAATTATGAAGACGCTACAGAACGTTATTATGGAAATGCAGATGTTACAGGACCTGATGCGGAGCATGGAACACACGTAGCCGGTATCATCGGAGCAAAACGCAATAACAATATAGGTATTAATGGTGTAGCAGACCAGGTGAGAATAATGGCTGTACGCACTGTACCAAATGGTGATGAGCGTGATAAAGATGTAGCAAATGCGATCCGTTATGCAGCTGAGAATGGTGCAAAGGTCATCAATATGAGCTTTGGAAAAAGTTATGCTTACAACAAAAAAGCTGTAGATGACGCAGTTAAATTTGCAATCTCTAAAGATGTATTGTTGGTACATGCTGCCGGTAACGATGGTCAGGATGTAGATATTCACAAAAATTTTCCGACAAAATACTATACGGATAGCCTGGATGCCATTCAGGGGGAAGCAGATGCCTGGATCACAGTAGGCGCAAGCGGACTTTATCAGGATGACAATCTGGTAGCCGATTTTTCCAATTACGGATACAAGACGGTAGATGTATTTGCTCCGGGAGTAAAAATCAATTCTACTATGCCAGGATCTTTATACAAAGAGCAGCAAGGAACAAGTATGGCTTCACCGGTAGTGGCCGGTCTTGCTGCTATGATTCGCTCCTATTATCCGCAGTTGACGGCTAAAGAAACAAAAGATATTATCATGAAATCTGTTGTTAAAGTGGATAAAAAAGTATCTATTAAAGCTGAAGACGGAAGCAAGAAAAAAGTATATCTGGATGAAATCAGTGTTACAGGTGGTGTTGTGAATGCATATCAGGCTATTGCCGAAGCAGATAAATATCTGTCACAGAAGAAAAAATAA
- the argC gene encoding N-acetyl-gamma-glutamyl-phosphate reductase, with translation MEKIKVGIVGSAGYTGGELLRVLIYHPDVEIVFAQSASNSGNKIYDVHNDLFGDTELTFSSDICDDIDVLFLCVGHGDARKFLEANIIAEHVRIIDLSQDYRLRAHTEYQQKQFVYGLPELNRDLIKTAQYIANPGCFATNIQLALLPLAEQGLLPDQIHINATTGSTGAGQKPGATTHFSWRNNNLSAYKSFEHQHLQEISESLDQLQNGFLPVSEKTLLDRAAERINFVPQRGDFTRGIFSAIYVDTDLTEEEAYKLYELYYTGHPFTHVSRANVDLKQVVNTNKSIIHLEKHGNKLLILNVTDNLLKGASGQAVQNMNLMFGLDERAGLRLKSVGF, from the coding sequence ATGGAAAAGATTAAAGTAGGAATTGTAGGATCTGCAGGATATACAGGAGGAGAACTTCTTCGGGTATTGATCTATCACCCCGATGTGGAGATCGTATTTGCACAGAGTGCTTCTAACTCCGGAAATAAAATTTACGATGTACACAATGACCTGTTCGGAGATACGGAACTCACTTTTTCTTCGGACATCTGTGATGATATAGATGTTCTGTTCTTATGTGTCGGACATGGTGATGCACGCAAATTCCTGGAGGCCAATATTATTGCAGAACATGTGCGTATTATTGATTTGTCTCAGGATTACCGTCTCCGTGCACATACAGAGTATCAGCAAAAACAATTTGTATACGGGTTGCCTGAATTAAACAGAGATCTGATCAAAACAGCTCAATATATTGCTAATCCGGGCTGTTTTGCTACCAATATCCAACTGGCATTATTACCATTGGCAGAGCAGGGACTACTTCCTGATCAGATCCATATCAATGCTACGACAGGATCCACGGGTGCAGGACAAAAACCAGGTGCAACGACTCATTTCTCCTGGCGCAATAATAACTTGTCTGCATATAAATCCTTTGAGCACCAGCATCTGCAGGAGATTTCCGAATCACTCGATCAGCTGCAAAACGGATTCTTACCAGTTTCCGAAAAAACATTGTTGGATCGGGCTGCCGAAAGAATCAATTTTGTTCCGCAACGTGGCGATTTTACAAGAGGTATTTTCTCTGCTATATATGTAGACACTGATCTTACGGAAGAAGAGGCTTACAAACTGTATGAATTGTATTATACCGGTCATCCGTTTACACATGTAAGCCGTGCAAATGTAGATCTAAAGCAGGTCGTCAATACAAATAAAAGTATTATTCACCTTGAAAAACACGGAAATAAGCTACTGATTCTTAATGTAACGGATAATCTCTTAAAAGGGGCTTCCGGACAGGCTGTTCAGAATATGAATCTGATGTTTGGACTGGATGAACGGGCTGGTCTCCGATTGAAAAGTGTAGGATTCTGA
- a CDS encoding endonuclease/exonuclease/phosphatase family protein, with protein MKNKSIPFLLLLLFIFCVPVFGQQPLKILSYNIHHGNPPSKPAIIDLKAIAKVIRISGADLVGLQEIDVNVSRSEHVDQAKKLAELSGMKYYFFSKGIDLEKGEYGTVILSKFPITNTERLELPMPVKSEMRSLGIAKIKIPSGKEILFANTHLDLKEENRIAQTKFIVNHFQDTKHVVVLVGDLNAQPQSQPIKILGDFFKRSEIPNGFTIPEVNPNREIDFIMVNKSKNPTFQNHKVIEESYASDHRPVYAELVIK; from the coding sequence ATGAAAAATAAATCTATTCCTTTTCTCTTGTTGCTTCTGTTTATCTTTTGTGTCCCGGTGTTCGGACAGCAGCCCTTAAAGATTCTATCCTACAACATTCACCATGGTAATCCGCCCAGCAAACCCGCCATTATCGATCTTAAAGCTATCGCAAAAGTGATCCGTATATCCGGTGCTGACCTAGTTGGATTGCAGGAAATAGATGTAAATGTAAGCCGTTCGGAGCATGTAGATCAGGCCAAAAAACTCGCAGAACTATCCGGAATGAAATATTATTTTTTTTCAAAAGGAATCGATCTGGAAAAAGGAGAATACGGAACAGTGATTCTTTCAAAATTTCCGATCACAAATACAGAGCGTCTGGAACTGCCTATGCCTGTCAAAAGTGAAATGCGAAGTCTGGGTATTGCAAAAATCAAAATTCCTTCGGGCAAAGAGATTCTTTTTGCCAATACGCATCTGGATTTAAAAGAAGAAAACAGAATCGCTCAAACCAAATTTATAGTCAATCATTTTCAGGACACAAAACATGTTGTTGTTCTTGTAGGAGACCTTAATGCACAACCTCAATCGCAACCCATAAAGATATTAGGAGATTTTTTTAAACGTAGCGAGATTCCGAACGGATTTACTATTCCGGAAGTGAATCCTAACCGTGAAATTGATTTTATTATGGTCAATAAAAGCAAAAATCCTACATTCCAAAACCACAAGGTAATAGAAGAGTCTTACGCATCTGATCACAGACCGGTATATGCTGAACTTGTGATTAAATAA
- a CDS encoding S9 family peptidase — protein MMRKITIWVGALVLLSSCSSNNNMSENKPLQWPDIAAPVAAVKPHQRVTHGDTVTDNYYWMIDYFKKGPDSSNVVSYLEAENAYTTAIMKQTEPFQQRLFDELKSRIKETDESVPYFKNGYYYYTRTLEGKQYYKYCRKKGSLDAPEEILLDVDAMAKGHAYYAVSGLSVSPDNKLLAYGVDTVSRREYIVHVKNLETGKIMSDRISRTSGSTTWANDNKTLFYTAKNPVTLLSEKINRHTLGTDEKNDVTVYHEKDNTNYIGVSKSKNGKYIMIYTGGTLSSEEYILSADDPNGTFKIFQPRIKDVLYSVTPLEDRFLIVTNDNAKNFKVMECPLDKTGKENWKEMIPHRADVMVSDIDEFKDFLVISERKNGLTQLAVRNLKDGKQHYLDFGEAAYTVSPSTNVEYNLTTVRYGYTSLVTPSSTYEYNMETHEKKLLKQQPVLGGYDAGNYVTERIFAKAKDGTSVPISIVYKKGFKKDGQSPLLLYAYGSYGASMDPGFSSTRLSLLDRGFVYAIAHIRGGEEMGRQWYEDGKMMKKKNTFTDFIDCGQYLIDQKYTSKGHLYAKGGSAGGLLMGAVVNMAPDLWNGVIANVPFVDVVNTMLDETIPLTTNEYDEWGNPNTKAAYEYMKSYSPYENIEKKDYPNMLVTTGLHDSQVQYFEPAKWVAKLRATKTDKNILLLKTDMDYGHGGASGRFDYLKEVALEDAFLFALEGITK, from the coding sequence ATGATGAGAAAAATTACCATATGGGTAGGAGCTTTAGTCTTGCTATCCTCTTGTTCTTCAAATAACAATATGTCAGAAAACAAACCATTACAATGGCCGGATATTGCTGCTCCGGTCGCTGCTGTCAAACCGCACCAACGGGTCACTCATGGAGACACCGTTACAGACAATTACTATTGGATGATCGATTATTTTAAAAAGGGACCGGATTCTTCCAATGTTGTCAGTTATCTTGAGGCTGAAAATGCTTATACTACTGCCATAATGAAGCAGACAGAGCCTTTTCAGCAACGCTTATTTGATGAACTGAAAAGCCGGATTAAAGAAACAGATGAATCTGTTCCGTACTTTAAAAACGGATATTATTATTATACACGTACATTAGAAGGAAAGCAATATTATAAATACTGCCGTAAAAAAGGTAGTCTGGATGCTCCTGAAGAGATACTGCTGGATGTAGATGCAATGGCTAAAGGTCATGCTTACTATGCTGTAAGTGGCTTGTCAGTGAGTCCGGATAATAAGTTATTAGCTTACGGCGTGGATACGGTGTCACGTCGTGAATATATTGTACATGTAAAGAATCTGGAGACCGGAAAGATCATGAGTGACCGGATTTCCCGTACAAGTGGTAGCACAACCTGGGCTAATGATAATAAGACGTTGTTTTATACAGCTAAAAACCCGGTCACATTACTCAGTGAGAAAATAAATAGACATACGCTGGGCACAGACGAGAAAAATGATGTCACTGTATATCATGAAAAAGATAACACCAATTACATTGGAGTGAGCAAGTCCAAAAACGGAAAATATATAATGATCTATACCGGAGGGACATTATCTTCAGAAGAATATATACTGAGTGCTGATGATCCGAACGGAACATTTAAAATTTTTCAGCCACGTATTAAAGATGTGCTCTATTCTGTGACTCCTTTGGAAGACAGGTTTCTGATCGTTACCAATGATAATGCTAAGAATTTTAAAGTTATGGAATGTCCGCTGGACAAGACCGGAAAAGAAAACTGGAAAGAGATGATCCCTCATCGTGCAGATGTGATGGTGAGTGACATCGATGAGTTCAAAGATTTTCTGGTGATTTCTGAGCGTAAAAACGGCCTGACGCAATTAGCTGTGCGGAATCTGAAAGATGGTAAACAGCATTATCTGGATTTTGGTGAGGCAGCATATACAGTATCTCCAAGTACGAATGTTGAGTACAATCTCACTACAGTACGTTACGGATATACGTCGCTGGTGACTCCTTCTTCTACCTATGAGTATAATATGGAGACACATGAAAAGAAATTACTGAAACAGCAACCAGTATTAGGCGGATATGATGCGGGCAACTATGTCACTGAGCGTATTTTTGCAAAAGCAAAAGATGGTACATCTGTACCTATTTCTATCGTATACAAGAAAGGTTTCAAAAAAGATGGTCAATCGCCACTTTTGCTATATGCTTATGGTTCCTACGGAGCATCTATGGATCCGGGTTTTTCATCTACAAGATTGAGTTTGCTTGATCGCGGATTTGTATATGCCATTGCTCACATCAGAGGAGGAGAAGAGATGGGCCGTCAATGGTATGAAGACGGTAAAATGATGAAAAAGAAAAATACCTTTACCGATTTTATCGATTGTGGACAATATCTGATCGATCAGAAGTATACAAGTAAAGGTCACCTGTATGCTAAAGGAGGTAGTGCGGGAGGATTGTTGATGGGAGCTGTGGTAAATATGGCGCCGGATCTTTGGAATGGTGTAATTGCTAATGTTCCTTTTGTCGATGTCGTGAATACCATGCTGGATGAAACGATTCCTTTAACAACAAATGAATATGATGAATGGGGAAATCCGAATACAAAAGCTGCATATGAATATATGAAAAGCTATTCTCCATATGAAAATATTGAAAAGAAGGATTACCCTAATATGCTCGTGACAACAGGACTTCATGATAGTCAGGTTCAGTATTTCGAACCGGCGAAATGGGTAGCAAAACTGAGAGCAACCAAGACGGATAAAAATATACTGTTGCTAAAAACGGATATGGACTATGGTCACGGAGGTGCATCCGGAAGATTTGATTACCTCAAGGAGGTGGCACTGGAAGACGCATTCCTCTTTGCTTTGGAAGGTATCACCAAATAG
- a CDS encoding GNAT family N-acetyltransferase, producing MTISDFLIIPAKPEHTHYAEIICDEMFESAKARGTGIARRKPEYVANKMTEGKAVIALHRDGRWAGFCYIETWSHGDYVANSGLIVNPEFRKVGLAKAIKKRVFELSREKYPHAKIFGLTTGLAVMKINSDLGYEPVTYSELTTDDEFWKGCQSCVNYDILVSKERKNCMCTAMLWDPVEKERELKEKIQRKMEAKERLDRIAKKQSLLKRIEAKLWKSTKKMVMAVFPYHRKPAKGF from the coding sequence ATGACAATTTCAGATTTTTTAATTATTCCGGCCAAACCAGAACATACGCACTATGCAGAGATCATATGTGATGAAATGTTCGAATCTGCGAAAGCTCGCGGTACTGGTATTGCACGTCGTAAACCGGAGTATGTGGCGAACAAGATGACGGAGGGTAAAGCTGTAATTGCATTGCATAGAGATGGCAGATGGGCCGGCTTCTGTTATATTGAGACATGGAGCCATGGTGACTATGTCGCTAATTCGGGTCTTATTGTTAATCCTGAATTTCGTAAAGTCGGACTGGCCAAAGCAATCAAAAAGCGTGTCTTTGAATTGTCCCGTGAAAAATATCCGCATGCCAAGATTTTTGGTCTTACAACAGGATTGGCCGTAATGAAGATCAATTCGGACTTGGGGTATGAGCCTGTGACCTATTCTGAACTCACAACAGATGATGAATTCTGGAAGGGATGTCAAAGCTGTGTGAACTATGATATACTGGTTAGTAAAGAACGCAAAAACTGTATGTGTACAGCTATGCTGTGGGACCCGGTTGAGAAAGAACGGGAGTTGAAAGAAAAGATACAGCGTAAAATGGAAGCGAAAGAACGTTTGGATCGTATTGCCAAAAAGCAATCTCTATTGAAACGTATTGAAGCAAAATTGTGGAAATCCACAAAAAAAATGGTGATGGCGGTTTTTCCTTATCATCGTAAACCTGCAAAAGGATTTTAA
- the pruA gene encoding L-glutamate gamma-semialdehyde dehydrogenase: protein MLKGFFKVPVPVNEPVYTYAVGSNERKLLKAAIEEARSKQIDVPMFIGGKEIRTDKKINITPPHDHQHVLGQYSEGTKTHVTDAINAALAAKKDWENLPWEDRAAIFLKAADLIAGKYRYKLNAATMLGQSKNPYQAEIDSACEIVDFLRFNVQYMSEIYAQQPPVSGKGVWNRLEQRPLEGFVFALTPFNFTAIAGNLPSCVAMMGNVVVWKPSNTQIYSANVLMEIFREAGLPDGVINLVFVSGPDAGDIIFKHADFAGIHFTGSTGVFQNIWKTIGENIHLYKTYPRIVGETGGKDFILVHPSADLKVTNTAIVRGAFEYQGQKCSAASRVYIPKSLWPELKKSMVADIQSFTIGGTEDFTNFINAVIDEKSFDKLAKYIDRAKDSADAEIIVGGTYDKSKGYFIHPTVIVANKPDYETLSEELFGPVLTVYVYEDEKWEETLELVDKTSIYALTGSVIAQDRYAIAQATHALRNAAGNFYVNDKCTGAVVGQQPFGGARGSGTNDKAGSMINLLRWVSPRTIKETFNPDTDYRYPFLEKGE from the coding sequence ATGTTAAAAGGATTTTTCAAAGTTCCTGTTCCTGTTAATGAACCGGTATATACTTACGCGGTTGGAAGTAACGAGCGTAAATTATTGAAAGCAGCTATCGAAGAAGCGCGTTCAAAGCAAATAGATGTTCCGATGTTTATCGGAGGGAAAGAAATCCGTACGGATAAAAAAATCAATATCACTCCTCCTCATGATCATCAGCATGTATTAGGACAATATAGTGAAGGTACCAAAACGCATGTTACGGATGCGATAAATGCAGCTTTGGCGGCTAAGAAAGATTGGGAAAACCTTCCATGGGAAGATCGTGCTGCTATTTTCTTAAAAGCTGCTGATCTGATTGCGGGTAAATACCGCTATAAGCTGAATGCAGCAACAATGTTAGGACAATCTAAAAATCCGTATCAGGCAGAGATTGATTCGGCATGTGAGATTGTAGATTTTCTTCGTTTCAATGTGCAATACATGAGTGAGATCTACGCTCAGCAACCTCCTGTATCCGGAAAAGGTGTATGGAACCGTCTTGAGCAACGTCCTCTGGAAGGGTTCGTATTTGCTTTGACTCCATTTAACTTTACTGCTATTGCAGGTAATTTGCCTTCATGTGTTGCTATGATGGGAAATGTGGTTGTATGGAAACCTTCTAATACGCAGATCTATTCGGCAAATGTATTAATGGAAATCTTCAGAGAGGCAGGTCTTCCTGACGGAGTTATTAATCTGGTGTTTGTTTCCGGTCCGGACGCAGGAGATATCATTTTCAAACATGCTGATTTCGCAGGTATCCACTTTACGGGTTCTACAGGAGTTTTCCAGAATATATGGAAAACTATCGGTGAAAACATTCACTTATATAAAACATATCCTCGTATCGTAGGAGAGACTGGCGGTAAAGATTTTATCTTAGTACATCCTTCTGCGGATCTGAAAGTGACCAATACAGCTATAGTACGTGGTGCATTTGAATATCAGGGACAAAAATGTTCAGCAGCATCCCGTGTATATATACCAAAATCATTATGGCCTGAATTAAAGAAATCAATGGTTGCTGATATTCAGTCATTCACTATCGGAGGTACAGAAGATTTTACAAACTTTATCAATGCCGTTATTGATGAGAAATCATTTGATAAATTGGCTAAATATATTGACCGTGCTAAAGATTCCGCTGATGCAGAAATTATAGTGGGGGGTACATATGATAAATCTAAAGGATACTTTATCCATCCGACAGTTATTGTGGCAAATAAACCGGACTACGAGACATTATCAGAAGAACTGTTTGGTCCGGTATTGACTGTGTATGTGTACGAAGATGAGAAATGGGAAGAAACTTTAGAGTTGGTCGATAAAACATCCATCTATGCGCTTACAGGATCAGTAATTGCACAGGATCGTTATGCAATAGCACAAGCGACTCATGCTTTACGTAATGCTGCGGGTAACTTTTATGTCAATGATAAATGTACAGGAGCTGTAGTTGGCCAACAACCATTTGGTGGTGCAAGAGGTTCGGGTACGAATGATAAAGCAGGATCCATGATCAACTTGTTACGTTGGGTTTCTCCACGTACGATCAAAGAAACATTCAATCCGGATACAGATTACAGATATCCGTTCCTGGAAAAGGGAGAATAA
- the argG gene encoding argininosuccinate synthase gives MKKVVLAFSGGLDTSFCCIYLTRDLGLEVHSVIVNTGGFSTEELATIEKRAYELGVKSHAVVDETENYYRDSIKYLIFGNVLKNATYPLSVSAERVCQATAIANYAKKIGAECVAHGSTGAGNDQVRFDMIFNTLIPGVEIITPIRDLKLSREAEIEYLSKHGVEYSAEKAKYSINKGIWGTSVGGAETLTSNQYLPDSAWPTPVTSSTPRQVTIDFENGEPVALDGNKIGAVRVIQELQAIAQPYGIGRDIHVGDTIIGIKGRVGFEAAAPVILIKAHHTLEKHTLTKWQLAWKDQIAGFYGNYMHEGQMHDPVMRDIEAFLASSQSTVNGRVYVELNPYRFTILGIDSPNDLMSNKFGTYGEMNNGWTGDDVKGFSKIFGNQTLIWHKVNAK, from the coding sequence ATGAAAAAAGTAGTTTTAGCATTTAGCGGGGGATTGGATACGTCATTTTGTTGTATCTATCTAACCCGGGATTTAGGTTTGGAAGTGCACTCTGTTATCGTGAATACAGGTGGTTTTTCGACTGAAGAGTTGGCGACAATTGAGAAGCGCGCATACGAATTAGGCGTTAAATCACACGCAGTAGTGGATGAAACAGAAAACTACTACCGTGACAGTATCAAATATCTGATCTTCGGTAATGTATTGAAAAATGCTACTTACCCTTTATCCGTTTCTGCAGAACGTGTGTGTCAGGCTACAGCAATTGCTAATTACGCTAAAAAAATAGGAGCAGAATGTGTGGCTCATGGTTCTACTGGAGCAGGTAATGATCAGGTACGTTTTGATATGATCTTTAATACCCTGATTCCTGGTGTGGAGATTATTACGCCTATCCGTGATCTTAAACTGAGCCGCGAAGCGGAAATCGAATACCTGAGCAAACATGGAGTGGAATATTCTGCTGAGAAAGCTAAATATTCTATCAACAAAGGCATCTGGGGTACTTCTGTGGGGGGAGCAGAGACATTGACTTCTAATCAATATTTACCAGATTCAGCATGGCCTACTCCGGTTACCTCATCTACCCCCCGTCAGGTGACTATCGACTTTGAAAACGGTGAGCCTGTAGCATTGGATGGTAACAAGATCGGTGCTGTACGTGTTATTCAGGAACTTCAGGCTATTGCACAGCCATACGGTATTGGTCGTGATATTCACGTAGGAGATACAATCATCGGTATCAAGGGACGTGTTGGATTTGAAGCAGCAGCCCCTGTGATTCTGATCAAAGCTCACCATACTTTAGAAAAACACACGTTAACAAAATGGCAACTGGCATGGAAAGACCAGATTGCAGGTTTCTACGGCAATTATATGCACGAAGGGCAGATGCACGATCCTGTGATGCGTGATATCGAAGCGTTCCTTGCAAGTTCACAATCTACAGTTAACGGTCGCGTATACGTAGAATTAAATCCTTACCGTTTTACAATTCTGGGAATAGATTCTCCGAATGACCTGATGTCTAACAAATTCGGAACATACGGTGAGATGAACAATGGATGGACAGGAGATGATGTAAAGGGCTTCTCTAAGATTTTCGGTAATCAGACATTGATCTGGCATAAAGTAAATGCTAAATAA
- the recA gene encoding recombinase RecA, whose translation MSNQDKLKALQLTLDKLEKSYGKGTIMKLGDSAVEPIESISTGSLGLDIALGIGGVPKGRIIEIYGPESSGKTTLATHIVAEAQKKGGIAAIIDAEHAFDKYYAQKLGVDVENLLISQPDNGEQGLEIADNLIRSGAIDVIVIDSVAALVPKGEIEGEMGDSKMGLQARLMSQALRKLTGTISKTNCCCIFINQLREKIGVMFGNPETTTGGNALKFYASVRLDIRRTSQIKDSDEVSGNRVKVKIVKNKVAPPFRIAEFDIMFGEGISKVGEIIDLGVEYNIIKKSGSWFSYGDTKLGQGRDAVKSLLQDNPDLMDELEQKIKAEVSGVEAVVEPE comes from the coding sequence ATGAGCAACCAAGACAAATTAAAAGCTTTACAGCTTACTTTAGATAAATTAGAAAAATCGTACGGTAAAGGTACGATCATGAAATTAGGTGATTCAGCGGTTGAACCCATTGAGTCTATTTCTACAGGTTCTTTAGGTCTGGATATTGCACTGGGAATCGGAGGCGTACCAAAAGGCCGTATTATCGAGATCTATGGTCCGGAATCTTCAGGTAAAACAACATTAGCGACACATATAGTTGCAGAGGCTCAGAAAAAAGGCGGAATTGCAGCCATCATCGATGCCGAGCACGCATTTGATAAATATTACGCACAAAAATTAGGTGTCGATGTAGAGAACCTGCTGATTTCTCAGCCGGATAACGGTGAACAAGGCCTGGAGATAGCGGACAACCTGATCCGATCAGGAGCTATTGATGTTATCGTTATTGACTCTGTTGCGGCATTAGTACCTAAAGGAGAAATTGAAGGTGAAATGGGAGATTCCAAAATGGGTCTGCAGGCTCGTCTGATGTCTCAGGCTTTGCGTAAACTGACCGGAACTATTTCCAAAACAAATTGTTGTTGTATTTTTATTAACCAATTGCGCGAAAAAATTGGTGTAATGTTCGGAAACCCTGAAACAACAACTGGTGGTAATGCACTGAAATTCTATGCTTCCGTTCGTTTGGATATCCGTCGTACTTCACAGATCAAAGATTCGGATGAAGTATCAGGTAACCGTGTAAAAGTAAAAATTGTAAAAAATAAAGTTGCTCCTCCTTTCCGCATTGCAGAATTTGATATTATGTTTGGGGAAGGTATCTCCAAAGTTGGTGAGATCATCGACCTTGGTGTGGAGTACAATATCATCAAAAAATCAGGATCATGGTTCAGTTATGGAGACACCAAACTTGGACAGGGCCGCGATGCTGTAAAATCATTGCTTCAGGATAATCCGGATCTGATGGATGAATTAGAGCAAAAGATTAAAGCAGAAGTATCCGGTGTAGAAGCTGTTGTCGAACCGGAATAG